A region of Cherax quadricarinatus isolate ZL_2023a chromosome 57, ASM3850222v1, whole genome shotgun sequence DNA encodes the following proteins:
- the LOC128693504 gene encoding calcium-activated chloride channel regulator 1, with protein sequence MASQKLRMMKRSVVLLVLAVLAASQRVLAHPEDLRLVDNGYEGLVVAITDYVPQEHCNHVIHGLKSVLTEFSGVLWASTGGRASLREVTVALPRSWRTDALTCSLLTPLTTATVPTDAHIRVTSAHPVFGSRPWAQQSQGCGRQGDYIQLGGDLLRATTNDTYVHAARLLLAEWVKFRWGVFEERGYPNDPLYPPTFRDPKTNVPRPNTCSTHKITPAPFCTTAAHTPEAPTKHNAQCNGRPAWDIILQSQDFIDGRNAPTNATAPLLPSVRYVQESAARIVLVVEDTAVMNLQRRWEFVRKAVRRVVVYDVPDGDHVALVVFNSVANTAAPLSKMDSLSDVRQRVGSSLPRNPSPVPESNKCVLCGLQEALRALDADSAGAAGATIILVTTGKGAAHQREVDEMSRLATSRGVRIDTVIYPLTERRGGGGTATDGLQSLVAATRGSSFTVMDEGVGNDSKVSMMVALMDALLAAVRRSEPPAAPGAPVIIHSAAYPGGIASMAVGSFFLDDSLGPNARFSIYYYDLNHVGNTVQLTAPSGETIISGNMQEEDGDANVIFINIPNAERGQWQYRVENRADSHQGLHIQVTAKESSIRKISLRLWTNTPNSAINATDPSLPVIIYAEVKDGEVPVINARVTAKLQRLGTNTTGSNYDSILVDLFDNGFGDPDITGGDGVYSRYLPTLQGGPGHYQLGVSIDHNSGLALAPINDAFTRHGRMYADRDKQTCCGSVIKYEHVKPVPPFQRSVIYGVLDVVSPPPTNDIVPPTRILDLRSFVNLTTREVSLRWTAPGDDYDWDRAHHYEAVLASSWAEAKAFDGERISGMPVPVLVGTEQAVAIQVDRYDQMVYVAIRAVDEAGNRGGVSNIASLWVPQPPTTPPMVTSPHTLEPTSDLTEPLGRGVTQPVRVAGINLEDMAVIIGSVGGFLIIVAVLATFCYCHVARRRRHQHKNETEKLEANRSVMIKTNSTLMVDQDESHDSVDSAIKDGEVAVAKDGRPLSPIQSWGVSKLLQEHERRVSMTSGPLLEASGSLAHYQNMQEPFPDVTLTGTHSYPSSQTPSTTHSDPPAYQPPYTTDAYAPYPYPYHPGYSHEELPPYTPGLSSQSSQASTAYTHEIPTQPSEMSYPVDPANYPAEMPSFVGEITYSQAQPPMYAPCPEEVIVNSQAPVRSKVPPPVAPKPPLAARAAAVAATVSSTTASVEPKRRNVTQV encoded by the exons AGTGTCTTGACGGAGTTCTCTGGTGTGTTGTGGGCGTCTACAGGAGGTCGGGCGTCACTGCGGGAGGTGACAGTGGCGTTGCCACGCTCCTGGAGGACCGACGCCCTCACCTGCTCTCTCCTGACGCCTCTCACCACGGCCACAGTTCCCACCGATGCCCACATCCGCGTTACGTCCGCCCACCCGGTGTTCGGGTCTCGCCCCTGGGCGCAGCAGAGCCAGGGGTGTGGGCGGCAGGGTGACTACATCCAGCTGGGCGGCGACCTGCTGAGAGCCACCACTAACGACACCTATGTCCACGCCGCCCGCCTCTTGCTTGCAGAATGGGTCAAGTTCCGGTGGGGGGTGTTTGAGGAGCGCGGTTACCCCAACGACCCGCTCTACCCACCCACCTTCCGCGACCCCAAGACGAATGTTCCGCGGCCCAACACCTGCTCCACGCACAAGATCACGCCCGCGCCTTTCTGCACCACCGCCGCCCACACGCCCGAGGCGCCCACGAAGCACAATGCTCAGTGTAACGGCCGACCCGCCTGGGATATCATCCTTCAGTCTCAAGATTTTATCGATGGAAG GAATGCTCCTACCAACGCCACCGCGCCGCTGCTGCCGTCTGTACGGTATGTGCAAGAAAGCGCTGCGCGCATTGTCCTCGTAGTAGAGGACACTGCCGTCATGAATCTACAGAGGAGATGGGAGTTCGTACGCAAAGCCGTGAGACGCGTGGTAGTGTACGACGTGCCTGACGGCGACCATGTCGCTCTGGTGGTGTTTAACTCTGTTGCCAACACCGCTGCTCCCCTGTCGAAGATGGACTCTTTGTCAGACGTGCGCCAGCGTGTGGGATCGTCTCTGCCGCGTAATCCGTCTCCCGTTCCAGAGAGTAACAAGTGTGTCTTGTGCGGCCTGCAGGAGGCTCTTAGAGCCCTGGACGCTGATAGTGCCGGAGCCGCTGGTGCCACAATAATCCTCGTGACTACAGGCAAGGGCGCGGCACACCAGCGAGAGGTAGACGAGATGTCTCGTCTAGCCACTAGCCGTGGCGTGAGAATAGACACGGTAATCTATCCACTGACAGAGCGACGCGGGGGAGGAGGCACGGCCACTGATGGTCTCCAGTCCTTAGTGGCCGCCACGCGAGGCTCTTCCTTCACCGTCATGGACGAGGGCGTCGGCAACGACTCAAAAGTCAGCATGATGGTTGCCCTGATGGATGCTCTTCTGGCGGCCGTGCGCCGTAGCGAGCCTCCTGCAGCTCCAGGAGCTCCAGTCATTATTCACAGTGCCGCCTACCCAGGAGGTATCGCCTCCATGGCCGTGGGATCTTTCTTCCTGGACGACTCTCTCGGTCCAAACGCCCGGTTCTCCATATATTACTACGACTTGAATCACGTGGGCAACACCGTGCAGCTGACAGCTCCTTCAGGAGAGACCATCATCTCTGGCAACATGCAGGAAGAAGATGGTGACGCTAATGTAATTTTCATCAACATTCCCAACGCAGAAAGAGGCCAATGGCAGTACCGTGTAGAGAACCGCGCGGATTCCCACCAGGGACTGCACATCCAGGTGACGGCCAAAGAGAGTAGCATACGCAAGATCAGCCTGAGGCTCTGGACCAACACCCCAAACAGTGCCATCAACGCCACAGACCCTTCACTACCCGTTATTATCTACGCCGAAGTAAAGGATGGCGAGGTGCCAGTCATCAATGCCAGGGTAACAGCCAAACTACAGCGCTTGGGAACCAATACCACCGGAAGCAACTATGACTCCATCTTGGTTGACCTCTTCGACAATGGTTTTGGAG ACCCAGATATAACCGGAGGTGACGGGGTGTACTCACGTTACCTACCAACACTGCAGGGAGGACCTGGCCACTACCAGCTGGGCGTCTCCATCGACCACAACAGCGGCTTGGCCTTGGCCCCTATCAATGACGCCTTCACCCGTCATGGACGAATGTACGCAGACCGCGACAAGCAGACGTGCTGCGGGAGTGTCATCAAGTACGAGCACGTGAAGCCTGTGCCACCATTCCAGAGGTCCGTCATCTATGGTGTGCTGGACGTGGTCTCCCCGCCCCCAACGAATGACATCGTCCCGCCCACCCGTATCCTAGACCTCCGTTCTTTCGTGAACCTCACCACCCGTGAAGTATCTTTGCGGTGGACTGCCCCAGGGGACGATTACGACTGGGACCGGGCTCATCACTATGAAGCTGTGTTGGCCAGCTCTTGGGCCGAGGCTAAGGCTTTCGACGGAGAACGGATTAGCGGAATGCCCGTACCGGTGCTTGTCGGTACGGAACAAGCTGTGGCGATCCAAGTGGACCGCTATGACCAGATGGTCTACGTCGCTATCCGTGCTGTTGACGAGGCTGGCAACCGCGGAGGTGTGAGCAACATTGCGTCGCTGTGGGTGCCGCAGCCGCCCACAACGCCGCCCATGGTGACAAGTCCCCACACACTGGAGCCAACGAGTGACCTGACGGAGCCGCTGGGCCGCGGGGTTACACAACCCGTCAGAGTTGCTGGGATCAACCTGGAGGACATGGCTGTCATCATCGGCTCAGTGGGAGGCTTCCTCATAATAGTAGCTGTTCTTGCTACTTTCTGCTACTGCCACGTGGCCCGTAGACGGCGCCACCAGCACAAGAACGAAACTGAGAAGCTGGAGGCCAACCGCAGTGTCATGATAAAGACCAACTCTACCCTCATGGTGGACCAAGACGAAAGTCACGACTCAGTAGACAGCGCCATTAAGGACGGGGAAGTTGCAGTTGCTAAAGATGGCAGGCCGCTGTCACCAATACAGTCATGGGGAGTGTCCAAACTCCTGCAGGAGCACGAGCGTCGGGTCTCCATGACGAGCGGACCCTTATTGGAGGCCTCCGGTTCCCTGGCACACTACCAGAACATGCAGGAGCCCTTCCCTGACGTGACACTCACCGGCACTCACTCCTACCCCAGCTCACAGacgccctccaccacacactctgaccCGCCAGCCTACCAGCCTCCCTACACCACCGACGCCTATGCCCCTTACCCCTACCCATACCACCCTGGCTACAGCCACGAGGAACTCCCCCCTTACACCCCAGGCCTATCTTCACAGTCGTCCCAGGCCTCTACGGCCTACACTCACGAGATTCCCACACAGCCCTCAGAAATGTCCTACCCTGTCGACCCTGCCAACTACCCAGCAGAAATGCCGTCCTTCGTTGGTGAGATCACATACAGCCAAGCTCAGCCCCCAATGTACGCACCTTGTCCAGAGGAGGTCATCGTTAATAGCCAGGCCCCTGTGCGTTCCAAGGTCCCTCCGCCAGTAGCGCCCAAACCGCCCCTGGCCGCCCGCGCAGCCGCCGTCGCCGCTACAGTTTCCTCAACAACGGCGTCAGTGGAGCCGAAGCGACGTAACGTGACTCAAGTGTGA